One Trichormus variabilis 0441 genomic window, TTGAGGACTTGTCCGGCGATCGCCTGTAGTTGTCCCTTGACGCGATCGTTGATCTGTACTACCAAAGCATCCAGGTTAATCGGCAAACCTACAGTCTCAGCTTTCTCGTTTAACATCATGAGCTGCGATCGCCCAGAATCAATTAACTCTGGGATACGTGCTACCAGTTGTTGAGCTTGGGTAAGCGCTAGGGGAAACAAAGTCACACCCAGAGCTAACAAAATTGATAGAGCCAATAAAAACACTAAAATAGCAACTTGCTCTCGCCTCGCGCCGCGATGCGCCATCCAACTAACAGGGTAGTTGAGCAGAAATGCTAAAACTGAAGCTCCGACTAAAATGACTATTAAGGAATGGAAGTAATCAAAAATTGCGGAAATTGCCCAACCATTGAGAACTAATAAAGGAGCGAACAGAGCGATCGCCCCAATTCTCGCTATTGGTGTTAGTGTTTGCCACCAGTTGAGTAGCTTGAGTGTCTGCATCTTGAGCCGATTGCGGGATAGAACTAAAAAATTCTGTATCTATAGCTTATTATCTCTAACTACATCATTGTCATTCATCCCTCTAGTTTAGGATTTGACGAAAAAACAATGGAAGACTTTCAATCAAGTCAAAAAATCATGGGGAGCGAGGAAGAGTCAACTATTCCCAAAACACAGCTTATTTTACATCTAGTTCCTGTTATCGGCTTTTTCCCATCCCTATGGGCCGTTTATCGCTCTCAAGGTAGCCGGGAACAACTAGCTGTGAGTCGTCTGTCTATTACTTTGGCGTTTACTTGGTTGTTGGGGTATCTCTTGTTGGCTACTGGAGCGGCAACTGCGGAATTTTTCACACTGCGCCTGTTAATCCTGAATGGCTTTTTTACATCTGGTTACTTTTTGGTAAGTATCTGGTTAATTTTGCGCCTACTCCAAGGTAAGTCCCATCGTTTACCGGGGTTAAGTCGCTTTGCAGAACAGATGTTTAGCAAATATTTATCTTGACTTTCTCAGATGATTAGGCAGCATTTTTACTTAATGGCTAACAAAATCGCAAATAATTTTCTTATAGGCCTAGTCAAAGGGAACGGACTATTGCCATACTGCAATAAATCAATTAAAAAATTGCCACAATGACAAAAAATCCTGCTATAAGTGTTGTGGTTGAAAGCAAAATAAAATGTCAATGTAATTGATTAAAAGTTAGCTATTATGGGTTGATTTATCTGCATTATTGTAATTCAGCAAATTTACTTAATTCATCAGTATAGTGTGAGGAAGTCTGTGACCATTCAAAGAACTTCAGCAGAAGGAAATCCATCGTCAAACGCCCCTAACTCCAGTGGCAAAAATTCGCACAATACTAAACCGGGGCGTTGGCTATGGTTTTGGATGGGTATGGGTGGAATTGCGATGGTATCAGCAACAGCCGGAGCGCTATTAGCTGTTTCGTTAACCAGTACACCATTGCAACAAGCTCAACTCAGCCCCCAGGAAGAAGCAGTCTTTGATGGTGATGCCATCTCTGGTAGTGGATTACGTTTCTCTGAGTTAACTCGGCCTGTGAATTTATTAGTCATGGGGATGAGTGTACTACCACCAGATGTGCAAACTCCCCCTGCTGAAGCCCAAAATCTCCGCTACCTACCCCAAGTCAATTCCTTTGATGGTCTTGCTGATGTCATGCTCATGGTGAAGTTTGACCCAGAGACCAAAAAAATTGCTATGCTTTCCATTCCCAGAGATACCCGCACGCGTATAGAAGGGCATGGAGTCAGAAAAATTAATGCCGCTAACGTGGAGGGTGGGCCTGCTTTAACAGCCACAACTGTTAGTAACCTGTTGGGTGGTGTGGGTATTGACCGCTATATCCGCATTAATGTTTTGGGTGTTGGTAAACTTATTGATGCTTTGGGCGGAGTGACAGTTTATGTCCCCAAAGATATGAAATATCAAGATCATTCCCAACACTTATACATTAATTTAAAGGCAGGTAAACAGCATCTCAATGGCGACCAAGTACTACAATTACTCCGCTTCCGTCATGATGAGCTAGGAGATATTGGCCGGATTCAACGCCAGCAAATGGTAATGCGTGCCTTAATGGATCAAGCTCTTAACCCTGTAACAGTAGCTCAGTTACCAAAAATTCTCAACGTAGTTAAAGATAATATCGACACCAACTTGACAGTTGAAGAATTAGTGGCGCTAGTGGGTTTTGGTGTGCGGACTAATCGCACCAATATGCAAATGTTAATGCTTCCCGGACGTTTCAGCGAACCGAATGAGTATAACGCCAGCTATTGGATACCAAGTAAAAATGGTATTGCTAAACTGATGGCACAGCACTTTGGTTTGGAATCTCTATCAGAAAACCCGGTAAATGATCCAACATCTGTGCGAGTAGCAATTCAAGATAGCACAGGTAGCGATCGCTCTCAACTACGTCCTTTAATCAATGCCTTAGAAAAAGCAGGCTATCGTAACGTTTATGTGGCTAATGCTTGGACTGAACCGTTGGAAGTCACTAATATTATTGCCCAGCAAGGTGACGGTAACAGCGCTGAGTCTATTCGCAACGCCTTAGGTTTTGGCGAAGTGCGGGTAGAAAGCACCGGTAGTCTCAACTCCGATATTAGTATCCAAGTAGGCAAAGATTGGTTACAGCAAAAATCTCTGTCAGAGGATTCTATTAAGTTCTAAGATCCCGTCAGGTAGGATCTACGCACCCAGGTTTTCTATTGAGACTGGGTGTAAGGGGTTTAAATATTTACACCCCTATACCCCTATACCCTTGATTTTTCGTTTTGTCCTTTATTCATAGCAATCCTAAAGCTTTGAGACTGCGCCGAGTAACTTCAATTCGGGCAGCAGCGTCATCATTATTGCGTATATCAATATTGGTGGCAAAGAAATATACATTATTGTTTTGTTCCAAATATCCAACAAACCAGCCAATATTCGGGGTAACACTTGCCGCCCAGCCTGTCTTTCCTCGCAATATATAATTTGGAGTACGTTCGTAAATCATGATGTCTTGAACTAGATCCAAAGTACGTTGGGAAAAGGGTAACTCTTTGCGGTGCAGACGTTGTAGAAACTCAATCTGTTGTTTGGGTGTAATTTGCAAAGGCCCTTCTAGCCAAAATCGGTCAATTTGCTCAGGTGTGCCGATTTGCAGGTTCCCATAGCCGACTTGCTTGATAAATTTCTCCATCCGTTCATAACCAATTTTTCGAGCTAGTACTTGGTAAAACCATACTGTCGAATTTCTGAATGCTTGGCGTATATTGGTGTCTTGATTCCATGTGGGGAACTGGCGCTGAATACCGTCCCAAGTCAAAATAGCTACGTCATTGGAAATCACCCCAGTCTCTAAAGCTACGAGAGAGTTAAAAATTTTAAAAGTCGAGGCGGGAAGGAACGATTGTGAGTTGCGAGCAGTGTTGTGTTCGTAAAATTTTTTGTTGTTGCGATCGTAAATTAGAATAGAACCTTTGATGCCCAGTTGATTAAATGAACGTCCAAGGTTAACACTCACAGGAATTGCAGGTGTCTGAATTTCCTGGGAGTGTCCTGGCATACCTGGAAAATTGCTAGTTGTTAAAAATATCACAAAGGTAGTGATAGCGACGATTATTGCCAGGGAATTTCGTCGATTTTGAGACATAAGGGAACACCAAAAAATAAATTATCCCAAATTGACGGTTAGTAGGGTGCGTCAGTATGAATATTTTTTTGGTGCAGCTAGGTTTTCTCCAACTGACGCACCCTACCTACTGGGATATTTTTTATCTGGAAGCCCAGAAATCTATTTCTCTGTTTGGTTGATTAGTCCGTGTGATTTTATAGTTGCTATCTGCTTGTTGACGTTCTCATCACCGTTGATTTATCGAAAAAAGTAATAAACACCCAATATAAATGGGAATACTAAATTTGCTAGTTATCAGTTCAAGGGTTGCTAATAGACTTCTGCCGTTAGTATGCAACGACTCTGTTGAATACTAAAGTTCTCACTACAAAACTTTAATTATTTACCCTGTTCTACTTACATAACTCCAAATCAAACCTGACGACTTATGAAATAGCTTATGTATAATGAAACACTGAAGCAGCAAATAAATCTACTCCAGCAACAAAACGCTGAATTAAAGCAACAGTTAGCAGCAACCACCCAAGAATCTAGTGCAATTATTGCCCGACTGGAACAGGAACTCAGTGAATCTAAAAACTGGTGGCTATTTTTTGATCTATCAGTGGATATACTCTGTATTACTGACTTTAATGGCTATTTTCAGCGAGTAAATCAGGCTGGTGAAAATATTCTGGGTTATTCTCAAGCGGAGCTTTTATCTTTACCCTTCATGGAGTTAGTACACCCAGAAGATAGAGCCGCTACTTTGGCAGAAATGTCTAAGTTAACTGAAGAAATTCGGGTTTTTCGGTTTGAAAATCGCTATCGCTGCAAAGATGGTTCCTATTGCTGGCTATCGTGGACTTCTGTTGCTCACGACAACTATATTTTTGCTATGGCTAGAGATGTGACCGATAGCGTTGAGCTTCGCTTATGCAAACAAACTGAAGCCATGCTACGTCAACAAGAAGCCCAATATCGCGGCATTTTTGAGACTGTTAATGATGGTATCAATGTTTTTGATCTGGATACTGGTGAGATGGTTGCTGTTAATCCTGCTTTATGTGAGATGCACGGTTATTCTCAAACCGAGTTTCTCAGTCTCCGCCCCACAGACTATATTCATACCGAGTCTTATGATCAGTTTAAGGATTTCATCAAAACAGTTAAATCTGGACAGAAATATCATACCCAAGCTGTGGGTATCCGCAAAGATGGTACTAGCTTTGAGATAGAAGTCACAGGAAAACTTTTTGACTACGATGGTAGGCCTCATGCCATTTCAGTAGTGAGGGATATTAGCGAGCGTATACAGTCAGAGCAAGAGCAACAAAGATTACTAGCAATCTTGGAAGCGACTCCTGATATTGTAGGGATTGCTGATGTTTATGGAACGAATTGCTACTTAAATAAAGCAGGACAGAGGATGCTTGGTATATCCTCAACTGACCAGTTTCCCATCAGCGAAGCCGTAGGATTGTCAATATTCGAGAAGTTTCAGACTGAGATAATTCCTCTTGTTATGCAACAGGGGATTTGGTCTGGAGAAGCTTTAATGCGATCGCGCAACGGAGAAGAGTTCCCTGTTTCTCAAGTGATTATTGCCCATAAAAATGAACAAGGGGAAGTAGAATTTTTATCCACTATTGCCCGTGATATCCGCGATCGCCAACAAATTGAAGCCCGACTCAGACAGCAAGCGCAAGATTTAGAAGCAACTGTGCAAGAACTCCAACGCACTCAAACGCAGATGATTCAAGCCGAGAAAATGTCTAGTTTAGGACAGTTGGTTGCTGGTGTCGCCCACGAAATTAATAATCCTGTTAACTTTATCCACGGTAATCTCAATTATCTTGAGGAACATACTCAAGACTTACTGCGAATTATTGAGGTTTATCAACAAAAAAATACCAATTACGAACCTGGTTTACAAGATTTGCATGAGGAAATCGACCTGGAATATATCCAACAAGATTTGCCAAAAATCTTAAACTCTATGAAGGTGGGTACTCAACGTATCCGCCAAATTGTGTTGTCGTTGCGTACTTTTTCTCGCATGGATGAAGCCGAATTTAAAGCTGTGGACATTCATGCAGGCATCGACAGTACTTTGATGATCTTACAACATCGCCTCAAAGAGCAACCAGAACGTCCGGCCATTCAAGTGATTAAAGAATATGGGGTTTTACCGTCAGTAGAAT contains:
- a CDS encoding LCP family protein, which produces MTIQRTSAEGNPSSNAPNSSGKNSHNTKPGRWLWFWMGMGGIAMVSATAGALLAVSLTSTPLQQAQLSPQEEAVFDGDAISGSGLRFSELTRPVNLLVMGMSVLPPDVQTPPAEAQNLRYLPQVNSFDGLADVMLMVKFDPETKKIAMLSIPRDTRTRIEGHGVRKINAANVEGGPALTATTVSNLLGGVGIDRYIRINVLGVGKLIDALGGVTVYVPKDMKYQDHSQHLYINLKAGKQHLNGDQVLQLLRFRHDELGDIGRIQRQQMVMRALMDQALNPVTVAQLPKILNVVKDNIDTNLTVEELVALVGFGVRTNRTNMQMLMLPGRFSEPNEYNASYWIPSKNGIAKLMAQHFGLESLSENPVNDPTSVRVAIQDSTGSDRSQLRPLINALEKAGYRNVYVANAWTEPLEVTNIIAQQGDGNSAESIRNALGFGEVRVESTGSLNSDISIQVGKDWLQQKSLSEDSIKF
- the blaOXA gene encoding class D beta-lactamase, which produces MSQNRRNSLAIIVAITTFVIFLTTSNFPGMPGHSQEIQTPAIPVSVNLGRSFNQLGIKGSILIYDRNNKKFYEHNTARNSQSFLPASTFKIFNSLVALETGVISNDVAILTWDGIQRQFPTWNQDTNIRQAFRNSTVWFYQVLARKIGYERMEKFIKQVGYGNLQIGTPEQIDRFWLEGPLQITPKQQIEFLQRLHRKELPFSQRTLDLVQDIMIYERTPNYILRGKTGWAASVTPNIGWFVGYLEQNNNVYFFATNIDIRNNDDAAARIEVTRRSLKALGLL
- a CDS encoding PAS domain-containing sensor histidine kinase, encoding MYNETLKQQINLLQQQNAELKQQLAATTQESSAIIARLEQELSESKNWWLFFDLSVDILCITDFNGYFQRVNQAGENILGYSQAELLSLPFMELVHPEDRAATLAEMSKLTEEIRVFRFENRYRCKDGSYCWLSWTSVAHDNYIFAMARDVTDSVELRLCKQTEAMLRQQEAQYRGIFETVNDGINVFDLDTGEMVAVNPALCEMHGYSQTEFLSLRPTDYIHTESYDQFKDFIKTVKSGQKYHTQAVGIRKDGTSFEIEVTGKLFDYDGRPHAISVVRDISERIQSEQEQQRLLAILEATPDIVGIADVYGTNCYLNKAGQRMLGISSTDQFPISEAVGLSIFEKFQTEIIPLVMQQGIWSGEALMRSRNGEEFPVSQVIIAHKNEQGEVEFLSTIARDIRDRQQIEARLRQQAQDLEATVQELQRTQTQMIQAEKMSSLGQLVAGVAHEINNPVNFIHGNLNYLEEHTQDLLRIIEVYQQKNTNYEPGLQDLHEEIDLEYIQQDLPKILNSMKVGTQRIRQIVLSLRTFSRMDEAEFKAVDIHAGIDSTLMILQHRLKEQPERPAIQVIKEYGVLPSVECYAGQLNQVFMNILANAIDALEESVVSGQWSVVNAEVTDKGQQTNDIPTIRISTSVIGSNWIKMAIADNGMGMSEKTQQQIFNPFFTTKPVGKGTGMGMSISYQIITEKHGGKLLCNSHLGKGTEFIIEIPIQQ